In Salvelinus sp. IW2-2015 unplaced genomic scaffold, ASM291031v2 Un_scaffold2466, whole genome shotgun sequence, the following are encoded in one genomic region:
- the LOC112074020 gene encoding uncharacterized protein → MGASVSIRNQTPYTWHYELVGDGGGSGTLHGMGSVQRQLNSRWVHCYLKLRYDNHSSNSFSYEFNSHKQNGSQTFTIIETSDRSLIQLLCDAESNSPTCPNYGKQEEDRIRQQQEEMERRRQEEQRRRQQQEEMERRRQEEQRRRQQEEMERRRQEEQRRLQEEKRSDSRRRRWSGEDRRSNEDDSSRRRWSGGGMERRRQEEQRRRQQEEMERRRQEEQRRLQEEQRRRQQEEEMERRRQEEQRRRQQEERRRQEQLERERTIQHEIERESELSGKKVSKGREKLRQKLSLKGQQRHHQRTQVLHQMIADDAAAFRRDEPGDLKNKFEELLNKYEITEDKSMQEDKLENRMKNLQNELTLQYFGEPQXSIWCQLTIDRAISQGEXSLTEQFSILTAVTELTLTNDSDTDSKEDQLPDWDQKYDFLIRLLEQLYSTNPTVXQXLVXSILDVFTEVSEKNKGLLSQILFNMIWTPSEILLFLQGVSGINQELATSILHTVRTNKLDLLSTLSALKDKDPVNSLKRYSEAEGDKDXDTIVNEMQNEKYPEXILXIMNEILGYMTEELPKHAKEDLDQVKIEEAKQMIKSLDFXXPDLAVLKEVLIRMSIAVQDCSTIXTQNGKKIEGYXPRLTQLASLLMLLLPXLTGKKGILLEXGTGEGKSCILAMFATIQAVRGTKVDVVTSSPVLARRDQEEWKKLYDMFGVTSSVVPPPQIQGSSPESRDSRLQEAYRKQLVYGTVGSFAADALRQEFEKETTRGERRFDMVIVDEVDYMTLDNGVQVTFLSHEASGLRHLGQVLASIWAMVSMCQPIEMEDTGEIEWATGIQHFHKAAKLAVIGPATSKEFSEFHILEAGVELGIYSDEDFDMFMQALENTEKNDTTENRITVDTFMAKVGITQQCDLLTIMEKALENDVAIDCYSVTNNKAVLVEEKKLHNNPDILEIKMLLLENGRASEIIPEXKLIKATVSELKSKIKYSGNSQSNSEFLVIPSFLEKYLENRLPVFVENALKAIMMTQGREYMIDQXLEAVEDKQLYHAIIPVDFQASGVLEKNKRWGDGLQQFLEMKHQLATTPLSNVTNYLSNFHYFQKYLNRNGIFGVSGTLGGNAEXDFLARHYETDSYTIPAHRHKKVVELPAIQVSGQAQWMEILCKTAMRVAESGQVVLVVCEDVKTANELLKKIESENPHPPITLYTISEKHNIESTKFRGGHVIIATNLGGRGTDIKVDQDVNIRGGLFVLLTHYPGXRRVEKQVFGRTGRKGNPGMVQMILCGDNLAPAYQGQPVEVMRQLREEYEVQRIKDMETVELLEIKIKEDLFGTFCEFLDKFVCNFTKQERLDLSGMGPNDVPECFKDKGPKFDYQPAVNALKETWALWLTLHEEHIRQHEDISVLKADLLEHITNRGNMLLNGKSQNFYDHIKQATGRTDLHLRNKSKCDYEAKSYWKDVEECDPFYSAVAMYNQAFITINMGKDGYKTEARXLLERAKTSVNVYLSETTNTMVSFQIATRGNFEPHHEGERNFLKQIDSRMSIHKAWIXNIDLAVNKLKELEGEGTALTDVSSVYSLSENQDYITGNEXTALYDNGLSIVFEVKKKPEFCFDALICFFIGMCQVILGVLVCALSFGAATQIGFSFISEGVSDMIEGISGMILGTFDWAQWAISKSISIGMSLLSAGFSSINKVAXTAYKVLNGTKKLSSAAKEIIGTGKYVFKSAQGAAKSISKETIKTATKKLASPTNMQMSLKHXTKYAFQEVGKQGVIXGINYXXDAGIXAIFKTILEKAFKDMVNSTVKKNAELDLSXTEYISSAVPKGALQNRSNYKIDSKLEQQMKDLVQDMTKELIPGLMTDATTSRVSNVISRLSEVCNNATDLVGKSGTGCIAKGVKISVEIAKHTTTLVQMIRSIPTEHVINDIFVIKLIKEIEKQQKNLDQYDQDGRHDLPDVIRLKDEFLSSISESVSEAFIDACAGHMSSFVTGLFKKKLNRVTGKVADNVLGRHKTEGFFQDRQHKHDMKSVSQKTGKALSETETKELLDYAEKIGDVNRPASALDIYVLTNSDLLHGKGIQFKVVDQDGTTLSEESYPGTNSSAGQITLRLTKEPEKTHSEKGILSKAKDRIQGVESPYSGHFDIIQDGKVIPVXSENKNCLYHALAQATSNRSEDEIKSQAVNLRNNVKDQEAAGGYTCKRRCGEIT, encoded by the exons ATGGGGGCCTCGGTGTCTATAAGGAACCAAACCCCTTACACTTGGCACTACGAACTTGTCGGAGAC GGAGGTGGCAGTGGCACGTTGCATGGCATGGGTAGTGTACAAAGACAACTCAACTCTAGATGGGTCCATTGCTACCTAAAGTTAAGATATGACAATCACAGTAGCAACTCCTTCTCATATGAATTCAACAGTCACAAGCAGAACGGGAGTCAAACATTCACTATTATAGAAACCAGTGACCGTTCACTTATTCAACTACTGTGCGACGCAGAGTCTAATAGTCCAACATGTCCAAACTATG GGAAGCAAGAGGAAGACCGTATCCGTCAGCAGCAGGAGGAGATGGAGCGGCGAAGACAGGAGGAGCAACGAAGACGACAGCAGCAGGAGGAGATGGAGCGGCGAAGACAGGAGGAACAACGAAGACGACAGCAGGAGGAGATGGAGCGGCGAAGACAGGAGGAGCAACGAAGACTACAGGAGGAGAAACGAAGcgacagcaggaggaggagatggagcggCGAAGACAGGAGGAGCAACGAAGACGACAGCAGCAGGAGGAGATGGAGCG GAGGAGGAATGGAGCGGCGAAGACAGGAGGAGCAACGAAGACGACAGCAGGAGGAGATGGAGCGGCGAAGACAGGAGGAGCAACGAAGACTACAGGAGGAGCAACGAAGAcgacagcaggaggaggagatggagcggCGAAGACAGGAGGAGCAACGAAGAcgacagcaggaggagaggagacgccAGGAGcaactggagagggagaggacgatcCAGCATGAAATCGAAAGGGAGAGTGAACTTTCGGGTAAGAAGGTGTCAAAGGGACGAGAAAAGCTGAGACAGAAGCTGAGTCTAAAAGGACAACAGCGCCATCACCAGCGTACACAAGTACTACACCAGATGATAGCAGATGACGCAGCAGCATTCAGAAGGGATGAG CCAGGGGACTTGAAAAATAAGTTTGAAGAACTTCTGAATAAATACGAGATCACTGAAGACAAAAGCATGCAAGAGGACAAACTTGAAAACCGAATGAAAAATCTTCAGAATGAACTAACCCTTCAATACTTTGGAGAGCCTCAACRGTCCATCTGGTGTCAGTTGACCATAGATCGTGCTATCAGCCAAGGAGAGKAATCGCTCACTGAGCAGTTTAGCATCCTCACGGCTGTGACAGAGCTAACGTTGACCAACGACTCGGACACAGACAGTAAAGAGGACCAACTACCTGACTGGGACCAGAAGTATGACTTTCTCATCCGTCTTCTTGAACAGCTGTACAGCACAAATCCCACAGTGMCTCAAKAACTTGTTRTGAGCATTCTTGACGTGTTCACAGAGGTGTCAGAGAAAAACAAGGGGCTCCTTAGTCAAATTCTCTTCAACATGATCTGGACACCTTCAGAAATTCTGCTCTTCTTGCAAGGTGTTTCAGGCATAAACCAAGAGTTAGCAACCTCGATCCTTCATACTGTGCGGACAAACAAGCTGgatcttctctctactctctctgcccTGAAAGATAAAGACCCTGTCAACTCTCTAAAAAGGTATTCTGAGGCAGAAGGYGACAAGGATYCRGACACCATTGTGAATGAAATGCAAAATGAAAAGTACCCAGAGAWAATATTGTRCATAATGAAYGAAATTCTAGGATATATGACAGAGGAGCTTCCAAAACATGCAAAGGAGGACTTGGATCAGGTAAAGATAGAGGAAGCAAAGCAGATGATCAAGTCACTGGATTTTAKTWACCCTGACCTTGCTGTTCTCAAGGAGGTCCTAATAAGGATGTCTATTGCTGTGCAAGACTGCTCAACCATTMACACTCAAAACGGTAAGAAAATAGAAGGCTACRTTCCCCGACTCACTCAGTTGGCATCACTGCTCATGCTCCTTCTACCAAASTTAACAGGGAAAAAAGGTATCCTTCTGGAAATRGGCACAGGTGAAGGAAAATCWTGCATCTTGGCTATGTTTGCCACCATCCAGGCRGTCCGTGGCACTAAGGTTGACGTTGTGACCAGTTCTCCAGTCCTTGCTCGCCGAGACCAAGAGGAGTGGAAGAAACTGTATGACATGTTTGGTGTCACATCCTCTGTTGTGCCACCACCACAGATACAGGGAAGCTCCCCTGAAAGCAGGGATAGTAGGCTACAGGAAGCTTACAGGAAACAATTAGTTTACGGAACCGTTGGKAGCTTTGCAGCAGACGCATTGAGGCAGGAATTCGAGAAGGAGACCACACGTGGGGAGAGGAGGTTCGACATGGTGATTGTGGATGAAGTGGACTACATGACTTTGGACAATGGAGTTCAGGTGACGTTTCTATCCCACGAGGCAAGTGGCCTGAGGCACCTCGGACAGGTCCTTGCTAGCATATGGGCCATGGTATCTATGTGTCAGCCAATTGAGATGGAAGATACTGGAGAGATTGAGTGGGCAACTGGaatccagcattttcacaaggctGCAAAGTTAGCTGTTATCGGTCCAGCGACATCTAAAGAATTCTCTGAATTTCACATTTTGGAAGCCGGAGTGGAGTTGGGTATCTATTCAGATGAAGATTTTGACATGTTCATGCAAGCTCTAGAGAACACAGAGAAAAACGATACAACGGAGAACAGGATAACTGTCGATACATTCATGGCCAAAGTTGGAATTACTCAACAGTGTGATCTGCTCACCATCATGGAGAAAGCACTGGAGAATGATGTGGCCATTGACTGTTACTCTGTGACAAACAATAAAGCCGTGCTGGTTGAGGAGAAAAAGTTGCACAACAACCCTGATATCCTGGAAATCAAAATGCTTCTCCTCGAGAATGGACGAGCCAGCGAGATCATACCTGAAYACAAACTCATTAAGGCAACWGTCTCTGAGCTGAAGTCTAAAATCAAATATTCTGGCAACTCTCAGTCAAACTCAGAGTTTCTTGTGATCCCCTCTTTCCTTGAGAAATACCTTGAGAATCGGTTACCAGTCTTTGTGGAAAACGCCCTGAAAGCCATCATGATGACACAAGGCAGAGAGTACATGATTGATCAGARGTTGGAAGCTGTCGAAGACAAGCAACTCTACCATGCTATCATCCCAGTGGACTTCCAGGCCAGTGGAGTGTTGGAGAAGAACAAACGCTGGGGGGACGGCCTMCAGCAGTTTCTGGAGATGAAACACCAGCTGGCAACCACTCCTTTGTCCAATGTGACAAATTACCTATCAAACTTCCATTACTTTCAAAAGTACCTCAATMGGAATGGGATATTTGGTGTGTCTGGGACATTAGGGGGCAATGCCGARAKAGATTTCCTTGCAAGGCATTATGAAACAGACAGCTACACAATACCAGCTCACCGCCATAAGAAAGTTGTTGAGCTTCCAGCAATTCAGGTCAGTGGGCAAGCCCAGTGGATGGAGATCCTCTGTAAGACAGCAATGAGAGTGGCAGAAAGTGGTCAGGTTGTCTTGGTCGTATGTGAAGATGTCAAGACCGCAAACGAGCTTCTGAAGAAAATCGAGAGCGAGAATCCACATCCCCCCATCACATTATACACAATCAGTGAGAAACACAACATTGAGAGTACCAAATTCAGAGGGGGACATGTCATCATAGCCACAAATCTAGGAGGTCGTGGAACAGATATCAAGGTTGATCAGGATGTCAACATACGTGGTGGCCTCTTCGTCCTCCTGACACATTACCCTGGCAYTCGCAGAGTGGAGAAACAGGTGTTCGGAAGAACTGGTCGGAAGGGAAACCCGGGCATGGTCCAGATGATCCTCTGTGGGGATAACCTTGCCCCAGCATACCAGGGCCAGCCTGTGGAGGTCATGAGACAACTGAGAGAGGAGTACGAAGTCCAACGCATCAAAGATATGGAGACAGTTGAGCTtctagaaataaaaataaaagaggaCCTGTTTGGCACGTTTTGTGAATTTCTTGACAAGTTTGTCTGCAACTTCACAAAACAGGAGAGACTTGACCTGTCTGGAATGGGGCCGAATGATGTCCCGGAATGTTTTAAAGATAAAGGCCCTAAGTTTGATTACCAGCCTGCAGTCAATGCTTTGAAAGAAACATGGGCATTGTGGCTTACCCTTCACGAAGAGCACATCCGTCAGCACGAAGATATCAGTGTTCTTAAAGCAGACCTTCTTGAGCATATCACAAATAGGGGCAACATGCTGCTGAATGGAAAAAGTCAAAACTTCTATGACCACATTAAGCAGGCTACCGGCAGAACAGACTTGCACCTCCGCAACAAAAGTAAGTGTGACTATGAAGCAAAGTCCTACTGGAAAGATGTTGAGGAATGTGACCCATTTTACAGTGCCGTGGCAATGTACAACCAAGCTTTCATCACCATCAACATGGGCAAAGATGGCTACAAAACAGAGGCACGGYAATTACTGGAAAGGGCAAAGACATCTGTGAATGTTTACTTGTCAGAAACCACAAATACCATGGTTTCTTTTCAGATTGCCACAAGAGGCAACTTTGAACCACATCATGAAGGAGAACGCAACTTTCTAAAGCAAATAGATTCCAGGATGAGCATTCACAAAGCTTGGATACWTAACATTGACCTTGCAGTAAATAAACTTAAAGAGCTTGAGGGTGAAGGRACYGCKYTAACAGAYGTATCCTCAGTGTACAGCCTCTCAGAAAATCAAGACTACATCACAGGAAATGAACRCACGGCCTTGTATGACAATGGCCTGAGCATTGTGTTTGAGGTGAAAAAGAAGCCAGAGTTCTGCTTTGACGCTTTGATCTGTTTCTTCATCGGTATGTGTCAGGTCATCCTTGGAGTTCTGGTTTGTGCCCTGTCGTTTGGCGCTGCAACCCAGATTGGCTTCAGTTTCATCTCTGAAGGAGTCTCTGACATGATTGAAGGGATATCTGGCATGATATTGGGCACATTCGATTGGGCTCAATGGGCCATCTCCAAAAGCATCAGCATTGGGATGTCTCTGCTCTCCGCGGGGTTCAGCTCCATTAATAAAGTTGCCYRCACAGCATATAAAGTCCTCAATGGTACTAAGAAACTCTCATCTGCTGCAAAGGAAATCATTGGCACAGGAAAATATGTTTTCAAGTCCGCACAGGGAGCAGCAAAATCTATCTCCAAAGAAACAATTAAGACTGCAACAAAGAAACTGGCATCCCCTACAAACATGCAGATGTCTCTAAAACACYCAACCAAGTACGCATTTCAGGAGGTAGGGAAGCAGGGTGTAATCAKWGGKATTAACTACGRCATRGATGCTGGAATTGYGGCCATCTTTaaaacaattttagaaaaagctttCAAAGACATGGTCAATTCAACAGTCAAAAAGAATGCCGAACTAGATCTTAGTRTCACTGAGTACATTAGCTCTGCAGTACCTAAAGGAGCTTTGCAGAACCGCAGCAACTATAAGATTGACTCAAAGCTTGAACAACAAATGAAAGATTTAGTTCAAGATATGACAAAAGAACTTATTCCTGGCCTCATGACTGATGCCACCACATCCCGAGTCAGTAATGTTATCAGCAGACTCTCTGAGGTGTGCAATAATGCAACTGACCTTGTGGGAAAAAGTGGGACAGGTTGTATTGCAAAAGGAGTCAAAATAAGTGTAGAAATAGCTAAACACACCACAACCTTGGTCCAAATGATTCGGTCCATTCCTACAGAACATGTCATCAATGACATATTTGTTATCAAATTAATAAAAGAAattgaaaagcaacaaaaaaatctggACCAGTATGACCAAGATGGCAGACATGACTTACCAGATGTGATTCGCCTGAAGGATGAGTTCCTAAGCTCCATTTCTGAAAGTGTCTCCGAAGCGTTCATAGATGCTTGTGCTGGTCATATGTCCTCTTTTGTGACGGGACTATTCAAGAAGAAGCTCAATAGAGTCACTGGAAAGGTGGCTGACAATGTACTTGGCAGACACAAAACTGAGGGCTTTTTCCAGGACCGGCAGCATAAACATGATatgaagtcagtcagtcagaagaCTGGGAAAGCTCTGTCAGAGACTGAAACAAAAGAACTTCTGGACTATGCAGAGAAGATTGGTGATGTTAATCGACCAGCCTCGGCCCTGGACATTTATGTCCTCACAAACAGTGACCTCCTTCATGGTAAAGGCATCCAGTTCAAAGTGGTGGATCAAGATGGGACAACACTCTCAGAGGAGTCCTACCCGGGAACAAACAGCTCAGCCGGCCAAATCACTCTACGGCTGACCAAAGAGCCTGAGAAAACACACAG TGAGAAAGGAATCCTCTCTAAAGCAAAAGACAGAATCCAAGGAGTGGAAAGTCCATACAGTGGTCACTTTGACATCATCCAAGATGGCAAAGTAATCCCTGTGRSCTCAGAGAACAAGAACTGCCTGTACCATGCCCTAGCACAGGCAACATCTAACAGGTCAGAGGATGAGATCAAGAGTCAAGCTGTGAATCTACGAAACAATGTTAAAGACCAG GAAGCTGCTGGCGGATACACTTGCAAGCGGAGATGTGGAGAAATCACATGA